One Syngnathus acus chromosome 13, fSynAcu1.2, whole genome shotgun sequence genomic window carries:
- the LOC119132578 gene encoding gap junction delta-2 protein, producing MGEWTILERLLEAAVQQHSTMIGRILLTVVVIFRILIVAIVGETVYEDEQTMFICNTLQPGCNQACYDKAFPISHIRYWVFQIILVCTPSLCFITYSVHQSAKQRDRRYSFLYPIMERDYGARDGARKLRNINGILVQHGGDGGGGKEEPDCLEVKEIPNAPRGLTHSKSSKVRRQEGISRFYIIQVVFRNALEIGFLAGQYFLYGFSVPGIFECDRYPCLKEVECYVSRPTEKTVFLVFMFAVSGICVVLNLAELNHLGWRKIKAAIRGVQARRKSICEIRKKDMAHLSQPPNLGRTQSSESAYV from the coding sequence GATCCTGCTGACGGTGGTTGTGATCTTCCGCATCCTGATCGTGGCTATTGTAGGCGAGACGGTGTATGAGGACGAGCAGACCATGTTCATCTGTAACACCCTGCAGCCGGGCTGCAACCAGGCATGCTATGACAAGGCCTTTCCTATTTCCCACATTCGCTACTGGGTATTCCAGATCATACTGGTGTGCACGCCCAGCCTGTGCTTCATTACCTACTCCGTCCACCAGTCGGCCAAACAGAGGGACCGACGCTACTCGTTTCTTTATCCCATAATGGAGCGGGACTACGGGGCAAGGGATGGGGCGCGAAAGCTCCGCAACATTAATGGAATTTTAGTTCAGCACGGTGGCGACGGTGGCGGAGGGAAGGAAGAACCTGATTGCTTGGAAGTCAAGGAGATCCCCAATGCCCCACGAGGCCTCACGCACAGCAAAAGCTCCAAAGTACGTCGACAAGAAGGGATCTCACGGTTTTACATCATTCAAGTGGTGTTCAGAAACGCACTGGAGATTGGATTTTTGGCCGGCCAATACTTCCTCTATGGCTTTAGCGTGCCTGGGATTTTCGAATGTGACCGCTACCCGTGTCTGAAGGAGGTGGAGTGCTATGTGTCCAGGCCCACGGAAAAAACGGTTTTCCTGGTCTTCATGTTTGCCGTGAGCGGCATTTGCGTGGTGCTCAACCTGGCCGAGCTCAACCATCTGGGTTGGCGCAAGATTAAAGCGGCCATCAGGGGCGTCCAAGCCCGCAGGAAATCCATTTGTGAGATCAGGAAGAAAGACATGGCGCATCTGTCCCAACCGCCCAACCTGGGGCGCACACAGTCCAGTGAGTCAGCCTACGTCTGA